Proteins from a single region of Urocitellus parryii isolate mUroPar1 chromosome 4, mUroPar1.hap1, whole genome shotgun sequence:
- the Fancg gene encoding Fanconi anemia group G protein, whose protein sequence is MAHQSFLGSPEARASCLDLWKEKNDRLVRQAKVAQDSGVSLRRHKLVQDTLEGLRELLHILHGLPAAVPVLPLELTVTCNFIILKVSLAQGFTEDEAQDIQRGLERVLETQEQLGPRPEQGIRKLWESVLCASSLLPKLLCALHHLVGLQAALWLSIDRLEDLALLLQTLNGNQNGASKDLLLLLKTWNPPAEESDAPLTLQNARGLRDILLTAFAYRQGLQELISGSLPRALSSLHEAASGLCPRPLLVQVYTALGSCLRKMGNPQRALLYLIAALKGGSPWGLPLLEASRLYRQLGDTAAELESLELLVEALSATHSSEVPQPLIEVELLLPRPDPASPLYCGTQSQAKHLLASRCLQMGRAEDAAEHYLDLLALLLDGSDPRFCPPTSPPGPCMPEVFLEAAAALIQAGRAQDALTVCEELLTRTSSLLPKMLQPWEDARKGTKELPSCPLWVSAVYLLQGRAWVQLRAPKEAISEFSRCLELLFRAIPEDKEQGAASNCEQGCRSDMALKQLRAAALISRGLEWAANGQDTKALQDFLLSVQMCPGNRDASFHLLQTLRRLDRKDEAAAFCWRLQAQTQLPQKEATWSLPLYLEIYLSWIHSPDCETFLEEFQTSLQEPHDL, encoded by the exons ATGGCCCACCAGTCTTTCCTGGGCTCCCCAGAGGCTCGCGCCAGCTGCCTGGACCTGTGGAAGGAAAAGAACGACCGGCTCGTTCGACAGGCCAAG GTGGCTCAGGACTCTGGTGTGTCTCTGAGGCGACACAAGTTGGTTCAAGACACACTGGAGGGACTCAGGGAGCTCCTACACATTCTGCATG GACTTCCTGCAGCTGTCCCTGTTCTCCCCTTGGAGCTGACTGTCACCTGTAACTTCATTATCCTGAAAGTGAGCCTAGCTCAGGGTTTCACTGAAGACGAGGCCCAGGATATACAACGGGGCCTAGAAAGAG TGCTAGAGACCCAGGAGCAGTTGGGGCCCAGGCCAGAACAAGGGATCAGGAAGTTGTGGGAGTCTGTCCTCTGTGCTTCCTCCCTTCTGCCCAAGCTACTGTGTGCCTTGCACCACCTGGTTGGCCTGCAGGCTGCCCTTTGGCTGAGCATTGACCGTCTTGAAGACCTGGCCTTGCTGTTGCAGACTCTGAATGGCAACCAG AATGGGGCCTCTAAGGATCTGCTGCTACTTCTAAAAACTTGGAACCCTCCAGCTGAGGAATCAGATGCCCCATTGACCCTGCAGAATGCCCGGGGTTTGAGGGATATCCTTTTGACAGCATTTGCCTACCGTCAAG GCCTCCAGGAGCTGATTTCAGGGAGCCTACCAAGGGCATTGAGCAGCCTGCATGAAGCAGCCTCAGGTCTGTGTCCACGACCTCTCTTGGTACAGGTGTATACAGCATTAGGATCCTGTCTTCGTAAGATG GGAAATCCACAGAGAGCTTTGCTGTACTTGATTGCAGCTCTGAAAGGGGGATCACCCTGGGGTCTTCCACTTCTGGAGGCTTCCAGATTATATCGGCAATTGGGGGATACAGCTGCAGAGCTGGAGAGTCTGGAGCTGCTGGTTGAG gCCTTGAGTGCCACCCATAGCTCTGAAGTTCCACAGCCTCTCATTGAGGTAGAATTGCTACTCCCACGACCTGACCCAGCCTCTCCCCTTTACTGTGGCACACAGAGCCAAGCCAAGCACCTGTTAGCAAGCCGATGCCTACAGATGGGGAG GGCAGAAGATGCTGCAGAGCATTACTTGGACCTGCTGGCCCTGTTGCTGGATGGCTCAGATCCACGG TTCTGCCCACCAACCAGCCCCCCAGGACCTTGCATGCCTGAGGTGTTCTTGGAGGCAGCAGCAGCACTGATCCAGGCAGGCCGAGCCCAAGATGCTTTGACTGTATGTGAGGAGCTGCTTACCCGCACATCTTCTCTGCTTCCCAAGATGCTCCAGCCATGGGAAGATGCAAGAAAAGGAACCAAGGAACTGCCATCCTGCCCACTCTGGGTCTCTGCTGTTTACCTGCTTCAGGGCCGGGCCTGGGTACAACTGAGGGCCCCAAAAGAGGCAATTAGTGAATTTAGCCG GTGCCTTGAGTTGCTCTTCCGGGCCATACCTGAGGACAAAGAACAAG GGGCAGCTTCCAACTGTGAGCAGGGGTGTAGGTCAGATATGGCACTGAAACAGCTTCGGGCAGCTGCCCTGATCAGTCGTGGACTGGAATGGGCAGCCAATGGCCAAGATACCAAAGCCCTACAGGACTTCCTCCTCAGTGTGCAGATGTGCCCAG GTAATAGAGATGCTTCCTTTCACCTGCTTCAGACTCTAAGGAGGCTGGATAGGAAGGATGAGGCCGCTGCTTTCTGTTGGAGGCTGCAGGCCCAAACTCAACTGCCACAGAAGGAAGCTACCTG GTCTCTCCCCCTGTACTTAGAAATCTATTTGAGCTGGATCCATTCCCCTGACTGTGAAACCTTCCTTGAAGAGTTTCAGACATCTCTGCAGGAGCCTCATGACCTGTAG